A part of Diprion similis isolate iyDipSimi1 chromosome 12, iyDipSimi1.1, whole genome shotgun sequence genomic DNA contains:
- the LOC124413088 gene encoding myogenesis-regulating glycosidase isoform X2, with product MRKVYITGKMSDKNKDHKYSSISSLEKAMQAGCSGWSRLNSITEGTSSKFRRHDSDSSVTFSNSGSTPRESALDSDTDDDVNDEELAKVPLQASSRRKPPSIVPISPGQKMAKETIEMPGGQSVNSTITSVNSISSLLKEKLQLSIPQALRSSKKQQNADYRLRAFVGILFLSIVFLIGFAYVYYNQHVLQRAYFERFSFNKNDRTMHVYSKKGVELISARLGEGILPETGVFPCLPHHERPGSVCLEWLQQTRLYLSDTDSEKESTHCYHITWQSLSPGYNPKDCFDWSPKRGHWYGAGQTQNMAYPLEKGASDSSAFVTGDIKKHAFGNVLKRYFLTSKGAAIIVDPESPLYVSINANRSQDFCIEAKHDSFAYINHLTPLPQLNYTVCASDNMKTLLSMITEKAPPNGPKKEDVDAVNSLISEPVWQISPTDEAAIYNYTEDVIALGFLQGHVLLSEEWQPKSGDFHLDTERFPTMVKTIKIIHRRGFRIIFSIQPFISTESVNFADAVASRLLISERGSDPRIPALTRYKQSNSAAILDITNNRTLPWLEDKLQSLVKKYKVDSFYLDLGNAYDMPHYYKCQKPLTNPDHYKTLFTQAILSSVPVIGVSGAIERPKTPVFVSLPPFPSSWKAIKTVIPTVLSYGIIGYPFIMPGAVGGDVALPMSDNNPNNDFEVNLPDKELYLRWLQLSTFLPVIRFTHLPSKYSNESVLEMAKSLTTLRQKTVKPLLTKYALEALESGLPIIRPLWMLDPSDPACHDVVDEFSVGEELIVAPILYSGSRQREVYLPAGVWRDGIDGTLKKGSRWIHNYRVAEDKVAYFVKMPDNTRF from the exons ATGCGAAAAGTATATATAACCGGAAAAATGAGTGATAAGAATAAAGATCATAAATACAGCTCGATTTCTTCACTCGAGAAAGCCATGCAGGCTGGGTGTAGCGGATGGAGTCGTTTAAACTCCATCACAGAG GGCACGAGCTCGAAATTTCGAAGGCACGACAGTGACAGTAGCGTCACATTTAGTAACAGCGGTTCAACGCCACGAGAGAGTGCCCTGGACTCTGATACCGACGACGATGTCAACGACGAGGAACTTGCCAA GGTTCCGTTGCAGGCTTCTTCACGCCGGAAACCACCATCAATCGTCCCCATATCACCGGGTCAGAAGATGGCCAAGGAGACGATTGAAATGCCGGGTGGCCAGAGCGTCAACTCAACGATAACGAGTGTTAACAGCATCAGCAGTCTTctcaaagaaaaattgcagCTTTCCATTCCTCAGGCGCTGCGGAGTAGCAAAAAACAGCAAAACGCTGATTACAG ACTAAGGGCGTTCGTCGGTATCCTGTTCCTCAGCATCGTCTTCTTGATCGGATTCGCCTACGTTTACTACAACCAACACGTTCTTCAAAGGGCGTACTTTGAGCGATTTAG TTTCAACAAGAACGACCGGACGATGCACGTCTACAGTAAAAAGGGTGTCGAGTTGATATCCGCCCGATTAGGCGAAGGGATACTTCCTGAGACCGGAGTGTTTCCCTGTCTTCCTCACCACGAAAGACCCGGTTCCGTATGCCTGGAATGGCTGCAGCAGACTCGACTCTACTTGTCGGATACCGATAGTGAGAAGGAGAGCACTCACTGCTACCACATAACATGGCAGAGTCTGAGCCCCGGCTACAACCCGAAGGACTGTTTTGACTGGTCCCCAAAACGTGGCCACTGGTACGGTGCTGGCCAGACTCAAAACATGGCGTACCCGCTGGAAAAGGGCGCCTCGGATTCGAGTGCCTTCGTGACCGGGGACATAAAGAAGCACGCCTTCGGGAACGTGCTCAAGCGTTACTTCCTGACCTCGAAGGGTGCCGCGATCATCGTGGACCCCGAGTCGCCACTCTACGTCTCAATAAACGCTAACCGGTCCCAGGACTTCTGCATCGAGGCAAAGCACGACTCGTTCGCTTATATAAACCACCTGACGCCTCTGCCGCAGTTGAACTACACTGTATGCGCATCGGACAACATGAAGACGCTGCTCTCGATGATAACGGAAAAGGCCCCACCGAACGGGCCCAAGAAGGAGGACGTAGACGCTGTGAATTCTCTGATTTCCGAACCGGTTTGGCAGATCTCACCGACGGATGAGGCGGCCATATACAACTACACCGAGGACGTTATCGCCCTTGGTTTCCTCCAGGGTCACGTACTTCTCAGCGAGGAGTGGCAGCCCAAATCCGGCGACTTCCATCTCGACACCGAGCGGTTCCCCACGATGGTGAAGACCATAAAAATCATCCACCGGCGTGGGTTTAGGATCATATTTTCCATCCAACCATTCATATCCACCGAGTCGGTAAACTTCGCGGACGCTGTTGCTAGTCGACTTTTGATATCCGAGCGTGGCAGCGACCCCAGGATACCGGCTTTGACCAGGTACAAGCAGAGCAACAGCGCCGCCATACTGGACATAACGAACAACAGGACTCTACCTTGGCTCGAGGACAAGCTGCAGAGTCTCGTCAAGAAGTACAAGGTCGACTCGTTCTACCTTGACTTGGGGAACGCTTACGACATGCCGCATTACTACAAATGTCAAAAGCCACTGACGAATCCGGACCACTACAAGACCCTCTTCACTCAGGCGATACTGAGCTCGGTACCAGTGATCGGAGTTTCCGGCGCCATAGAGAGACCAAAAACGCCGGTATTCGTTTCCCTGCCGCCGTTCCCGTCGTCGTGGAAGGCCATAAAGACGGTGATACCGACGGTGCTGAGCTACGGTATAATAGGATACCCTTTCATAATGCCCGGCGCTGTGGGTGGCGACGTCGCTCTTCCCATGTCGGACAACAACCCGAATAACGACTTCGAGGTCAATCTACCCGACAAAGAGTTGTACCTGAGATGGTTGCAGCTCTCGACCTTCTTACCGGTCATTCGCTTCACCCACTTGCCTAGCAAGTACTCGAACGAGTCCGTCCTCGAGATGGCCAAGAGTTTGACGACCTTGAGGCAGAAGACGGTGAAACCTCTCCTCACGAAGTACGCCCTCGAGGCACTCGAGTCGGGACTCCCGATCATCAGGCCTCTCTGGATGCTGGATCCCTCCGATCCCGCCTGTCACGACGTCGTCGACGAGTTTTCTGTCGGCGAAGAACTCATAGTTGCTCCAATTTTGTACTCGGGTAGCAGGCAGAGGGAGGTCTATCTCCCAGCGGGAGTCTGGAGGGATGGCATCGACGGAACACTCAAGAAGGGGTCGAGGTGGATCCACAACTACAGAGTAGCCGAGGACAAGGTTGCGTACTTCGTCAAAATGCCTGACAACACCAGATTTTGA
- the LOC124413088 gene encoding myogenesis-regulating glycosidase isoform X3 codes for MGDKAGGDYLHDLRKQVLIKGTSSKFRRHDSDSSVTFSNSGSTPRESALDSDTDDDVNDEELAKVPLQASSRRKPPSIVPISPGQKMAKETIEMPGGQSVNSTITSVNSISSLLKEKLQLSIPQALRSSKKQQNADYRLRAFVGILFLSIVFLIGFAYVYYNQHVLQRAYFERFSFNKNDRTMHVYSKKGVELISARLGEGILPETGVFPCLPHHERPGSVCLEWLQQTRLYLSDTDSEKESTHCYHITWQSLSPGYNPKDCFDWSPKRGHWYGAGQTQNMAYPLEKGASDSSAFVTGDIKKHAFGNVLKRYFLTSKGAAIIVDPESPLYVSINANRSQDFCIEAKHDSFAYINHLTPLPQLNYTVCASDNMKTLLSMITEKAPPNGPKKEDVDAVNSLISEPVWQISPTDEAAIYNYTEDVIALGFLQGHVLLSEEWQPKSGDFHLDTERFPTMVKTIKIIHRRGFRIIFSIQPFISTESVNFADAVASRLLISERGSDPRIPALTRYKQSNSAAILDITNNRTLPWLEDKLQSLVKKYKVDSFYLDLGNAYDMPHYYKCQKPLTNPDHYKTLFTQAILSSVPVIGVSGAIERPKTPVFVSLPPFPSSWKAIKTVIPTVLSYGIIGYPFIMPGAVGGDVALPMSDNNPNNDFEVNLPDKELYLRWLQLSTFLPVIRFTHLPSKYSNESVLEMAKSLTTLRQKTVKPLLTKYALEALESGLPIIRPLWMLDPSDPACHDVVDEFSVGEELIVAPILYSGSRQREVYLPAGVWRDGIDGTLKKGSRWIHNYRVAEDKVAYFVKMPDNTRF; via the exons ATGGGAGATAAAGCAGGTGGAGACTACCTCCACGACTTGAGAAAACAAGTTCTTATTAAG GGCACGAGCTCGAAATTTCGAAGGCACGACAGTGACAGTAGCGTCACATTTAGTAACAGCGGTTCAACGCCACGAGAGAGTGCCCTGGACTCTGATACCGACGACGATGTCAACGACGAGGAACTTGCCAA GGTTCCGTTGCAGGCTTCTTCACGCCGGAAACCACCATCAATCGTCCCCATATCACCGGGTCAGAAGATGGCCAAGGAGACGATTGAAATGCCGGGTGGCCAGAGCGTCAACTCAACGATAACGAGTGTTAACAGCATCAGCAGTCTTctcaaagaaaaattgcagCTTTCCATTCCTCAGGCGCTGCGGAGTAGCAAAAAACAGCAAAACGCTGATTACAG ACTAAGGGCGTTCGTCGGTATCCTGTTCCTCAGCATCGTCTTCTTGATCGGATTCGCCTACGTTTACTACAACCAACACGTTCTTCAAAGGGCGTACTTTGAGCGATTTAG TTTCAACAAGAACGACCGGACGATGCACGTCTACAGTAAAAAGGGTGTCGAGTTGATATCCGCCCGATTAGGCGAAGGGATACTTCCTGAGACCGGAGTGTTTCCCTGTCTTCCTCACCACGAAAGACCCGGTTCCGTATGCCTGGAATGGCTGCAGCAGACTCGACTCTACTTGTCGGATACCGATAGTGAGAAGGAGAGCACTCACTGCTACCACATAACATGGCAGAGTCTGAGCCCCGGCTACAACCCGAAGGACTGTTTTGACTGGTCCCCAAAACGTGGCCACTGGTACGGTGCTGGCCAGACTCAAAACATGGCGTACCCGCTGGAAAAGGGCGCCTCGGATTCGAGTGCCTTCGTGACCGGGGACATAAAGAAGCACGCCTTCGGGAACGTGCTCAAGCGTTACTTCCTGACCTCGAAGGGTGCCGCGATCATCGTGGACCCCGAGTCGCCACTCTACGTCTCAATAAACGCTAACCGGTCCCAGGACTTCTGCATCGAGGCAAAGCACGACTCGTTCGCTTATATAAACCACCTGACGCCTCTGCCGCAGTTGAACTACACTGTATGCGCATCGGACAACATGAAGACGCTGCTCTCGATGATAACGGAAAAGGCCCCACCGAACGGGCCCAAGAAGGAGGACGTAGACGCTGTGAATTCTCTGATTTCCGAACCGGTTTGGCAGATCTCACCGACGGATGAGGCGGCCATATACAACTACACCGAGGACGTTATCGCCCTTGGTTTCCTCCAGGGTCACGTACTTCTCAGCGAGGAGTGGCAGCCCAAATCCGGCGACTTCCATCTCGACACCGAGCGGTTCCCCACGATGGTGAAGACCATAAAAATCATCCACCGGCGTGGGTTTAGGATCATATTTTCCATCCAACCATTCATATCCACCGAGTCGGTAAACTTCGCGGACGCTGTTGCTAGTCGACTTTTGATATCCGAGCGTGGCAGCGACCCCAGGATACCGGCTTTGACCAGGTACAAGCAGAGCAACAGCGCCGCCATACTGGACATAACGAACAACAGGACTCTACCTTGGCTCGAGGACAAGCTGCAGAGTCTCGTCAAGAAGTACAAGGTCGACTCGTTCTACCTTGACTTGGGGAACGCTTACGACATGCCGCATTACTACAAATGTCAAAAGCCACTGACGAATCCGGACCACTACAAGACCCTCTTCACTCAGGCGATACTGAGCTCGGTACCAGTGATCGGAGTTTCCGGCGCCATAGAGAGACCAAAAACGCCGGTATTCGTTTCCCTGCCGCCGTTCCCGTCGTCGTGGAAGGCCATAAAGACGGTGATACCGACGGTGCTGAGCTACGGTATAATAGGATACCCTTTCATAATGCCCGGCGCTGTGGGTGGCGACGTCGCTCTTCCCATGTCGGACAACAACCCGAATAACGACTTCGAGGTCAATCTACCCGACAAAGAGTTGTACCTGAGATGGTTGCAGCTCTCGACCTTCTTACCGGTCATTCGCTTCACCCACTTGCCTAGCAAGTACTCGAACGAGTCCGTCCTCGAGATGGCCAAGAGTTTGACGACCTTGAGGCAGAAGACGGTGAAACCTCTCCTCACGAAGTACGCCCTCGAGGCACTCGAGTCGGGACTCCCGATCATCAGGCCTCTCTGGATGCTGGATCCCTCCGATCCCGCCTGTCACGACGTCGTCGACGAGTTTTCTGTCGGCGAAGAACTCATAGTTGCTCCAATTTTGTACTCGGGTAGCAGGCAGAGGGAGGTCTATCTCCCAGCGGGAGTCTGGAGGGATGGCATCGACGGAACACTCAAGAAGGGGTCGAGGTGGATCCACAACTACAGAGTAGCCGAGGACAAGGTTGCGTACTTCGTCAAAATGCCTGACAACACCAGATTTTGA